From the genome of Hyphomicrobiales bacterium:
TCGAATTCCAGCAACCAATCGTGCGTCCCTGCGGTACCTGATTGCATAGCGTTTTTCGCGGGTTGATAAATGCGTGCTTTCACGAATTCATCCTTTGTCGTTATGTTCGCCTAGTTGCGCGCAAACCACCATTCACGCGGCCCGCACACTATACCAACTGAATTCTAAATAAAATGGAAAAACTGCACAAATTGCAGCGGTTCCATC
Proteins encoded in this window:
- a CDS encoding ETC complex I subunit; translated protein: MKARIYQPAKNAMQSGTAGTHDWLLEF